One stretch of Paenibacillus sp. AN1007 DNA includes these proteins:
- a CDS encoding GNAT family N-acetyltransferase has protein sequence MECVNHEVNKLNVTVRLCSMEEKYIINNIYPLYLHDLSEVWERKTNRYGVFENDDTRTLIEQNRVFDIWWEHPNILFPYLITVDDIPAGLAFVATSPFIPCPHYIDYYMNDFFLLRNYRGKGVGEEAVRQIFGKMPGQWELQTNPTERNEHAKRFWRRTLNTCTNGKYSEEFGHHPEDGEKLVFRFSTVSEKVSN, from the coding sequence ATGGAATGCGTTAATCATGAAGTAAATAAGTTAAATGTTACCGTTAGACTATGCAGTATGGAAGAGAAGTACATTATCAATAATATTTATCCTCTTTATCTGCATGATTTGTCTGAAGTGTGGGAACGCAAGACCAATCGTTATGGGGTGTTTGAAAATGATGATACCCGAACTTTGATTGAACAGAATCGCGTGTTTGATATTTGGTGGGAACACCCGAACATATTATTCCCTTATCTTATCACAGTGGATGATATACCTGCGGGGCTTGCTTTTGTAGCTACTTCCCCTTTCATACCATGTCCTCACTATATCGATTATTACATGAATGATTTCTTCCTATTACGTAATTATCGAGGAAAGGGTGTTGGAGAAGAAGCGGTGAGGCAGATTTTTGGAAAGATGCCAGGGCAATGGGAATTGCAGACAAATCCAACTGAACGAAACGAACATGCGAAACGTTTCTGGCGTAGAACACTTAACACATGTACCAACGGGAAATACTCCGAAGAATTCGGTCATCATCCTGAGGATGGAGAAA
- a CDS encoding ABC transporter permease, with amino-acid sequence MNKMGTITGFTFKNKVKTKSFMVTTIVLALLISIGLNVPYFITLFNGGTGGGASGSNPVNIGLLTTEQQDVAQKLEDFSAAQGNEAYRFIMSGDKDEAALQADAKAGLIDGYLKLETAAGQEFPQPVLYSTDDISPQVITSIESALQSVKLDVVVKDVLTPEQKALITTPVKLTAQSLSTDDGEAGAGSEKSMSPINYIVVYLLIILLFTSTMMTGNMIASEITAEKSSRIMEILITSVSPLSQMFGKIIGIFMVGMLQIGIFGAVIAGNIMLPHNRAVLSDFNLSVNDINIAVIVYGLIFYILGYFLYAVLFAAVGSMVSRTEELGQAVLPITMLSLVSFYIALFSISAPNILLLKVASFIPFTSPTAILVRIGAGAAPTWEILTSLAILAVSILVFGWLAAKIYRTGVLMYGKRPTFKELFKAMKAYKI; translated from the coding sequence ATGAATAAAATGGGCACAATTACAGGTTTCACGTTCAAAAACAAAGTAAAAACGAAGTCATTTATGGTCACGACCATTGTACTTGCACTTTTAATTTCGATCGGACTCAATGTTCCATATTTCATTACTCTATTTAATGGTGGTACGGGTGGTGGAGCTTCGGGCAGTAACCCTGTCAACATCGGGCTTCTGACAACGGAGCAGCAGGATGTGGCACAGAAGCTGGAAGATTTCTCGGCAGCTCAGGGTAATGAGGCTTATCGGTTCATCATGAGTGGGGATAAGGATGAAGCTGCATTACAGGCAGATGCGAAGGCGGGTCTGATCGACGGTTATTTGAAACTTGAAACTGCTGCAGGACAGGAGTTTCCACAGCCTGTTTTATATTCTACAGACGACATTTCGCCTCAGGTCATAACATCTATTGAATCTGCTCTGCAAAGTGTAAAGCTGGATGTCGTTGTTAAGGATGTACTGACGCCTGAACAAAAGGCGTTGATTACAACCCCTGTAAAGCTGACCGCACAAAGCTTAAGCACCGATGATGGTGAGGCTGGAGCTGGTTCGGAAAAATCAATGAGCCCGATTAACTATATCGTCGTGTACTTGTTAATCATCCTGCTGTTCACATCCACGATGATGACAGGCAATATGATTGCTTCCGAGATCACGGCAGAGAAAAGCTCACGGATCATGGAAATCTTGATTACGAGTGTATCACCACTCAGTCAAATGTTTGGTAAAATTATCGGAATCTTTATGGTGGGCATGCTTCAGATCGGGATCTTCGGCGCTGTAATCGCCGGTAACATCATGCTGCCGCACAATCGGGCGGTACTGAGTGACTTCAATTTGAGTGTGAACGACATCAATATCGCAGTGATTGTATATGGACTGATTTTCTACATTTTAGGTTACTTCCTGTATGCGGTGCTGTTCGCAGCCGTCGGTTCCATGGTGAGCCGCACGGAAGAACTGGGGCAGGCGGTTCTGCCCATCACCATGCTGTCGCTGGTATCATTCTATATCGCACTCTTCAGCATCTCTGCACCGAATATTTTATTGCTCAAAGTCGCAAGCTTCATTCCGTTCACTTCGCCAACGGCTATCTTAGTGCGAATCGGCGCAGGAGCTGCACCAACCTGGGAGATTCTAACGTCTCTCGCCATTCTGGCTGTATCTATCCTGGTCTTCGGCTGGCTTGCAGCCAAGATTTATCGTACCGGTGTTCTGATGTATGGCAAACGCCCAACCTTCAAAGAGCTGTTCAAAGCGATGAAGGCGTACAAGATTTAA
- a CDS encoding ATP-binding cassette domain-containing protein, which yields MNRLELKQVVKQYADKTAVNGVTLNVKEGEIYGLLGANGAGKTTTMRMVLGLIHPDGGNILYNGKPYNTELQQIMGYLPEERGLYPKVKVSEQINYLARLRGMSAKDADESLKYWLKRFEVPEYYDKKIEELSKGNQQKMGFIAAVVHRPQILILDEAFSGLDPVNVELLKSTVKELRDEGTAILFSTHRMEHVEELCRQITILHRSNTVVQGEIKEIKSRYPREQVYLSTIGQVEGLEQLPGVKRVEQNERGYQIHVSEAEAAQEILKTAMAQTTVEHFEIKEPTLNQIFIREVGESNE from the coding sequence ATGAACCGATTGGAATTAAAGCAAGTCGTCAAACAGTACGCAGACAAAACAGCTGTTAATGGAGTAACACTTAATGTAAAAGAGGGCGAGATTTACGGCCTGCTTGGTGCCAACGGTGCAGGTAAAACAACAACGATGCGTATGGTGCTGGGCCTGATTCACCCGGATGGCGGTAACATTTTGTACAACGGTAAGCCTTACAACACGGAGCTGCAGCAGATTATGGGCTACTTGCCCGAAGAACGCGGGTTGTATCCAAAGGTTAAAGTGAGTGAACAGATCAATTATCTGGCACGCCTTCGTGGAATGAGTGCCAAGGATGCGGATGAGAGTCTGAAGTACTGGCTGAAGCGGTTTGAAGTGCCGGAGTATTACGATAAAAAAATTGAGGAATTATCCAAAGGTAATCAGCAGAAGATGGGCTTTATTGCCGCAGTGGTACACAGACCCCAGATTCTTATTCTGGATGAAGCGTTTAGCGGACTTGATCCGGTTAACGTAGAGCTGCTCAAATCCACAGTTAAGGAATTGCGTGATGAAGGAACAGCTATCCTGTTCTCTACACACCGCATGGAACATGTTGAGGAGCTGTGCCGTCAGATCACGATACTTCATCGTTCTAATACGGTAGTGCAGGGTGAGATCAAGGAGATCAAGAGCCGTTATCCTCGTGAACAGGTATATCTGAGCACTATTGGTCAGGTAGAGGGGCTTGAGCAGCTTCCGGGTGTAAAACGAGTGGAGCAAAACGAGCGTGGATATCAGATCCATGTCAGTGAGGCTGAGGCAGCTCAGGAGATTCTGAAAACGGCGATGGCACAGACCACCGTGGAGCATTTTGAGATCAAGGAACCAACGCTTAACCAAATCTTTATTCGTGAGGTAGGTGAGTCGAATGAATAA
- a CDS encoding ABC transporter ATP-binding protein — MVEPIAIQLNGVSKMRRRRVIGPIDLTIPEGYVVAILGHNGSGKSTLLNMLQQIVLPDSGEIIWFGQKQHSGTLPIELRQQISFVADNSGIEENRMTPQEAADFRSHWYPKWDMKLFKQLIADMDVPSDVKLTKMSKGERRKFEIAAALAARPKLLLLDEPSSGLDPFAWKVMVEQFRDYMKSGDTTILIATHIADEVKRLADYIVLMHKGQVLGMAEKDLVLEQWKEIWYEGDLRPESIPGVVESFQEENGLIRVITTRVSEAQERLELSNHRVLQIRNLELGEVLEYWVAGYAPVQWR, encoded by the coding sequence ATGGTGGAGCCCATAGCCATTCAGTTAAACGGTGTTTCCAAGATGCGTAGACGCAGAGTGATTGGCCCCATTGATCTAACTATTCCGGAAGGATATGTTGTAGCAATTCTGGGACACAACGGCTCTGGCAAAAGTACACTGCTTAATATGCTGCAGCAGATTGTACTGCCGGATAGCGGAGAGATCATATGGTTTGGACAGAAGCAGCATTCGGGAACACTTCCGATTGAGCTGAGGCAGCAGATTAGCTTTGTGGCAGACAACAGCGGTATTGAAGAGAACCGGATGACACCGCAGGAGGCAGCAGATTTTCGATCACATTGGTATCCCAAGTGGGACATGAAGCTGTTTAAGCAGCTTATCGCAGATATGGATGTGCCAAGTGATGTGAAGCTGACCAAGATGTCTAAGGGGGAGCGGCGGAAATTCGAAATCGCTGCAGCGCTGGCTGCTCGTCCCAAACTGCTGCTGCTGGATGAACCCTCGTCGGGACTTGATCCATTTGCTTGGAAGGTGATGGTTGAACAATTCCGGGATTATATGAAAAGTGGAGACACGACCATTCTGATTGCCACTCATATTGCGGATGAAGTGAAACGGCTGGCAGATTACATCGTATTGATGCACAAAGGGCAGGTTCTGGGCATGGCGGAGAAGGACCTTGTGCTTGAGCAGTGGAAAGAAATTTGGTATGAGGGGGACCTGCGACCTGAGAGTATTCCCGGTGTGGTGGAATCTTTTCAAGAAGAAAATGGCCTGATCCGTGTCATAACCACCCGGGTGAGTGAGGCACAGGAACGGTTGGAGTTATCCAATCATCGGGTGCTCCAAATTCGCAATTTGGAACTGGGAGAAGTGCTGGAATATTGGGTTGCCGGGTATGCACCCGTACAGTGGAGATAA
- a CDS encoding GntR family transcriptional regulator, which yields MKIPIQINENSAEPLYHQIENQLRSLIITGQLEEGTHLPSIREFAGALNCSVITVRRVYQDLENEGLLRTKQGTGTFVAQVEAGDRENYRLKAAEEAMQVAVQSGKAVGCTEEEMEALFQQALRANYSK from the coding sequence GTGAAGATACCCATTCAAATAAATGAGAATAGCGCTGAACCTTTGTATCACCAGATTGAGAATCAATTACGGTCGTTAATTATAACGGGTCAACTGGAGGAGGGGACACATTTGCCGTCCATTCGTGAATTTGCCGGGGCACTGAACTGCAGTGTAATTACGGTTAGGCGGGTCTATCAGGACCTGGAGAATGAAGGTCTGCTTCGTACGAAGCAGGGGACTGGTACATTTGTGGCTCAGGTTGAGGCAGGAGACCGGGAAAATTACAGGCTGAAGGCTGCGGAGGAAGCGATGCAGGTCGCGGTGCAGTCGGGTAAAGCTGTGGGATGTACAGAAGAGGAGATGGAGGCTCTGTTCCAGCAGGCCCTAAGAGCGAATTATTCAAAGTAA